The genomic window TCCTGCTGCTGGGCATGAGCGTGGCCGCGATCGGCGCGACCATGCTGGCCAGTTCCAAGCGCCAGCAGGAGTTCGAGCGGCAGAACCTCAACCGCATCGCTGATCGCCTGCAGGGCTACATCAACCTGCTCGACGGCAACCCCGAGCTGCGCGAGCGGCTGCTGGAAGTGGGCGGCCCGAGCGTGCGTGCGTTGCAGCCGGGCGCGCGCATCGGGCGTGTCGACAAGGCGCTGATGGAAGTGCTGGAGGACCGGCCGGGCCCGGTGTCGCGCGCGCACGTGCATTTCGCCTCGTTCCGTTCGTGCATTCCCAAGCTGCAGGACCTGCTGCCGCCGCCGCCGCCGGGCCATCGCAAGCCACCACGCGAGCGCGATCCCACCTTCATTCCACCCAAGTGCCGGGCGGTGGACGTGGTGCTCAACGACGGCACGCTGCTGAAGCTGGCACTGGATTCGCCGGCGATCGCCCACAACGGCATTCTGGCGGTGGACCCGCTGTTCCTGACCCTGCTGGTGCTGGCCATCGCGGTGCTGGCCTACGTGGTGGCGCGCATGGCCAGCGCACCGCTGCAGGAGCTGGCCGCGGCCGCCGAGGACCTCGGCGATGACCTGCAGCGTGCGCCGCTGCCGCTGCGCGGGCCGCGTGAAGTGCAGCGTGCGGCGGAGGCCTTCAATGCCATGCAGCAGCGCCTGCAGCGGCACCTGGCGGAACGTACGCAGATGCTGGCAGCGATCACCCATGACCTGCAGACGCCGCTGACCCGGCTGCGCCTGCGCCTGGAGAACGTCACCGACGAGGCACTGCGCGAACGCCTGATCGGCGACCTGGCGGCAATGCAGGCGCTGGTGCGCGAGGGGCTGGAGCTGGCGCGCAGCGCCGAGAGTGCCGAACAACGTGCGGCGCTGGACCTGGATTCGCTGCTGGAAAGCATTGTCGAGGACTCGGCCGAAGATGGCGCCGACGTCGCCTTCGAAGGCGGCAGCGGCGCGCTGCTGATGCTGCGGCCGCTGGCCATGCACCGGTTGTTCTCCAACCTGGTGGACAACGCGGTGATGTACGCGCAGCGCGCCCGGGTACGGGTCGAGCGGGGCGATGGCACGATCACCGTGGTGATCGCCGACGACGGCCCGGGCCTGGCCGACGATCAGCTGGAGGCGGTGTTCGATCCGTTTGTGCGGGTGGAGACCTCGCGCTCGCGCGAGACCGGGGGGGCTGGCCTCGGGTTGACCATCGCGCGTGCCCTGGCCGAGAAGGACGGGGGCCGGCTGTGGCTGCGCAACCGCCCGCAGGGGGGGCTGGAAGCCGTGGTGCAGTGGCCGGCCAGCGCCGAGGTGGCGGCACCGGGGCGCGCCGGTTGAGGGACCGCTGGCAGCGGGCAGCACCGGCGCGGTGACGCCGCTGGTGGGGTTTGCCCTATCATCTGCGCACGTCCCCATCCTTCGTCCGATGAGCCTGCCTGTTCCTGCCGGCATGCCGCCCCGCGCGGCCCGGCTGCCCCTGTCCGCGCCTGTTGCCCCCGCCGGCAACCGCATCTGGTCGCTGCTGCTGCGCTGATGGGCGGGCCGGGGGCGGGCAGGTGC from Stenotrophomonas sp. 704A1 includes these protein-coding regions:
- a CDS encoding ATP-binding protein codes for the protein MKRLRHFLSSMVGRLFVILLLGMSVAAIGATMLASSKRQQEFERQNLNRIADRLQGYINLLDGNPELRERLLEVGGPSVRALQPGARIGRVDKALMEVLEDRPGPVSRAHVHFASFRSCIPKLQDLLPPPPPGHRKPPRERDPTFIPPKCRAVDVVLNDGTLLKLALDSPAIAHNGILAVDPLFLTLLVLAIAVLAYVVARMASAPLQELAAAAEDLGDDLQRAPLPLRGPREVQRAAEAFNAMQQRLQRHLAERTQMLAAITHDLQTPLTRLRLRLENVTDEALRERLIGDLAAMQALVREGLELARSAESAEQRAALDLDSLLESIVEDSAEDGADVAFEGGSGALLMLRPLAMHRLFSNLVDNAVMYAQRARVRVERGDGTITVVIADDGPGLADDQLEAVFDPFVRVETSRSRETGGAGLGLTIARALAEKDGGRLWLRNRPQGGLEAVVQWPASAEVAAPGRAG